The following are encoded in a window of Methylocystis rosea genomic DNA:
- a CDS encoding DNA-packaging protein, which translates to MLDGLIGCAAQGRLNEALEGLSARELARLLDEWEFIARRDQWPPLLAANGAPWRTWLILGGRGAGKTRAGAEWVKALALGRAQFSLRPLGRIALVGETAADVREVMVEGVSGLLAVHSPRERPRWETTRRRLVWESGAVAQAFSAEDPESLRGPQFHAAWCDELAKWRYARETWDMLQFGLRLGDWPRQLVTTTPRPLPLLKELIAHPASVVTRALTRENAANLAPSFLESVVAQYAGTRLGRQELDGEILDERKDALWTRDMLERARVPEAPPLRRIVVAVDPPASSGKRADNCGIVAAGIEQAGMLYVLADATLSAARPAQWARAAIALYHKLSADALVAEVNQGGEMVRAVLNEADPSAPVTMARATRGKYLRAAPVAQLYEQGRVKHVGAFPALEDEMCDFGADGLSSGRSPDRLDALVWAITALALTPKAPEPRMRRV; encoded by the coding sequence TTGCTCGACGGCTTGATCGGCTGCGCGGCGCAGGGCCGACTGAATGAGGCGCTCGAAGGTTTGAGCGCGAGAGAACTGGCGCGGCTTCTCGACGAGTGGGAATTCATCGCGCGCCGCGATCAATGGCCGCCGCTGCTCGCCGCCAATGGCGCGCCGTGGCGCACATGGCTGATCCTCGGCGGACGCGGCGCGGGCAAGACTCGCGCCGGCGCCGAATGGGTGAAAGCGCTGGCGCTCGGACGCGCACAATTTTCGCTCCGCCCGCTCGGGCGCATCGCGCTTGTCGGCGAGACGGCGGCCGACGTTCGCGAAGTGATGGTCGAAGGCGTCTCCGGCCTGCTCGCCGTGCATTCGCCGCGCGAACGGCCGCGCTGGGAGACGACGCGCCGGCGGCTCGTCTGGGAGTCCGGCGCCGTCGCGCAGGCGTTTTCGGCGGAAGATCCGGAAAGCCTGCGCGGGCCACAGTTTCACGCCGCCTGGTGCGACGAACTCGCCAAATGGCGCTATGCCAGGGAAACATGGGACATGCTGCAATTTGGCCTGCGTCTCGGCGACTGGCCGCGTCAGCTGGTGACGACGACGCCGCGCCCGCTGCCGCTGTTGAAAGAGCTGATCGCCCATCCGGCGAGCGTCGTGACGCGCGCCTTGACGCGCGAGAACGCCGCCAATCTTGCGCCGTCGTTTCTGGAAAGCGTCGTCGCGCAATATGCCGGCACGCGATTGGGCCGCCAGGAGCTCGACGGCGAGATCCTCGACGAGCGCAAGGACGCGCTATGGACGCGCGACATGTTGGAGCGCGCCCGCGTCCCTGAGGCGCCGCCGTTGAGGCGCATCGTCGTCGCGGTCGATCCGCCGGCGAGTTCGGGCAAGCGCGCCGACAATTGCGGGATTGTGGCGGCAGGGATTGAACAGGCAGGCATGCTCTATGTTCTCGCCGATGCGACATTGTCGGCGGCGCGGCCGGCGCAATGGGCGCGCGCAGCGATTGCGCTCTATCACAAGCTTTCCGCCGATGCGCTTGTCGCCGAAGTCAATCAGGGCGGCGAAATGGTGCGCGCCGTGCTCAACGAAGCCGATCCGTCGGCGCCGGTGACGATGGCGCGCGCGACGCGCGGCAAATATTTGCGCGCCGCGCCGGTCGCGCAGCTTTACGAACAGGGCCGCGTCAAACATGTCGGCGCCTTTCCGGCGCTCGAAGACGAGATGTGCGATTTCGGCGCCGACGGACTTTCATCCGGGCGTAGTCCCGATCGGCTCGACGCGCTGGTCTGGGCGATCACCGCGCTGGCTTTGACGCCGAAAGCGCCCGAGCCGCGCATGCGGAGAGTGTGA
- a CDS encoding YcgN family cysteine cluster protein has protein sequence MALKKGENAPDHAAGGWSRGTPENGTGSKSMERAEKPLSSFSQRPQEGTAQTEAPFWEQPLSDLTRAEWEQLCDGCGRCCLVKLEDEDTGAIHHTSVACKLLDQQSCRCGDYPRRRRYVPDCVRLTLEKLADIPWLPPTCAYVLRHQGKPLPPWHPLISGDPESVSRAGVSARGRIEAGEDDVETDDLPDFIRLWPKRWPKKARW, from the coding sequence ATGGCGTTAAAAAAAGGCGAAAATGCCCCAGATCACGCTGCAGGCGGCTGGAGCCGCGGGACTCCGGAGAACGGGACGGGGTCCAAAAGTATGGAGCGCGCCGAAAAACCTCTCTCCAGTTTTTCGCAGCGTCCCCAGGAAGGGACCGCGCAGACCGAGGCGCCGTTCTGGGAACAGCCGCTTTCGGACCTCACCCGCGCCGAATGGGAACAGCTCTGCGACGGCTGCGGCCGCTGCTGTCTGGTGAAGCTCGAAGACGAGGACACGGGCGCGATTCACCACACGAGCGTCGCCTGCAAATTGCTCGACCAGCAGAGCTGCCGCTGCGGCGACTATCCGCGGCGGCGGCGCTACGTGCCGGACTGCGTGCGGCTGACGCTGGAGAAGCTTGCGGATATTCCCTGGCTGCCGCCGACCTGCGCCTATGTCCTGCGGCATCAGGGCAAGCCGCTGCCGCCCTGGCATCCGCTGATCTCCGGCGATCCCGAGAGCGTCTCTCGCGCCGGCGTGTCGGCGCGCGGCCGGATCGAGGCCGGCGAAGACGACGTCGAAACCGACGATCTGCCGGACTTCATCAGGCTGTGGCCAAAGCGCTGGCCGAAGAAGGCGCGGTGGTGA